CATGTGCATCGGTGTCGGGCAGGGGATTGCGATCGCGCTCGAGAGGGTTTGAGCGCAAACTGAACGCCAAATATTGAGAGGCGCCGCATCTCCGGATGAAGGTGTCGCGCCTCAGCCCTCCAACGCGCTTTCCTGACGCCGTCGCAGCGAGTTGAAGACGGTTTGGGGAAGCCGTAGTTTGTTATCCTCGGAGAAACGCCGGCTCAACGCGTCGAAATCTGCATCTGGATCGGCCGTAATCAAAGCGACCTCGTCAAAGAAATCCAGTTCGGAATGCGAAAGCGTCGCATTCAATGCTGGTTGTGCTCCCCAAACATCCCAAGGCAGGACTTCGCGACCGCTGAGAGTGGCGAGATCTCGGATCAGGTTACCGGCGATGAACCACAGACCACGAAGCTTCTCAAATTCGACGCCGAACAGATTTGGATCGAGTTCTCCGCTGCGGCATCTGCGCCAGGCCTCGGAAGCGGTCAGGAATTGGGCACGCGGCACGTCATGGATGTCGAAACCAATTCCGAGCTTGCGGATGAAAACCTCGTCGAGCTGGCTGTCCAGCAGGGCCCAGCGCCCATCAGCCGCTTTCCAGTACTCACATACCCAATGATCCTCGAACTTGCCCGGATTGAAGTAGGTGGCGAAGCCTCCGCGGCCACGGGCGGGAATTCCGTGCTGCCGAAGGATTGCGACGGACAGCAACATGTAATGGCGGCAGATTCCGACCAGACGCTTCTCGGGCAGCCGGGCGACGGAGAGCGGACGGTCGTCGAGCACCAGCAACGCATCAAGCATCTTCTCCATCGGCCGGATGTGGCTTTCGCCGCGCCGCGCTTCGGGAACCTTGTAACCATAGAATGGTTCTGCGGCGTGCTCATAGATCAGCAAAGCCTGCGCCGTGCGGGCAACGCCGGCCGGATCGGACGGCAGTATATCGAGGAGCGCAGAATGGCGGCCGGGCGCGCTAAAGGCAGAATGCCCTGCATAATGTTCATACTTACAACGCTGCGCGCCGTCATTGCCCGCGCAAAGGGCGGAAAGGGTCTTGGCGTTCATGATAAACCTCCTGTGGGTGGACTGCCAGTACGCCTGTTCTGCCATGGGGTCTGAAGGGGTGCTTGATCCTGGTTGCTGACATTTGCGCCGTATTCGCCCTCTCCGCTCTCCATCTCAGGCCGCATCGCCGGCACAATGGCACTGAGCTTGTGCAGACCGCGCGCTGTCGGCAGGGTGCATCGTAACCAGCACTTTATAACTGGCCGCGATCTCTGCGCGCGCGCAACGTTGCGTGCCGCGATCTACTTCGATAAAAACCCGCATGCTGATCCGACCAGCAAACAACGATGACCGAAGCGCGATCTGGGGGATCATCGGTCCGACGATCCGCGCCGGCGAGACCTATGCGCTCGACCGCGACCTCTCCGAAGCCGATGCGCTCGCCTACTGGATGGGCGCAGACCGCGAGACCTTCGTCGCGGAAGTGGATGGCATTATCCTCGGCACCTATTACATCAAGGCCAATCAGGCGGGCGGCGGGCGCCACGTCTGCAATTGCGGCTACATGACCGATCCCGCCGCCAGCGGCCGCGGTGTCGCCCGCCGCATGCATGAACATTCGCTCGAACATGCGCGCTTGCGGGGTTTTCAAGCCATGCAGTTCAATTTCGTCGTCAGCAGCAATCGCCGCGCCGTCGCGCTGTGGCAATCCCTCGGCTTCGAAATCGTCGGCCGGCTGCCCGGCGTCTTCCTTCATCCGACCGAGGGCTATGTTGACGCCCTGGTGATGTTCCGCACTCTCTAAACGGCACGGTGGTAAAAAGATGTGAGGGCGCTGTCGAAATCGCAGCGGTTCAAACGTCTTTAATCGCAAGGCGCGGAAAAGCAGCGATCTGCTGCACGCGTCGCGATCACTCTGTCGGCATGGAGGTATGAAGCCATGAGTGTTTCCTATCGTTGGGTCATCGTCGCAGTCGGCGCCCTGATGTCGTGCGTCGCCATCGGCGCAATGTTCTCGCTGGCGATTTTCCAGGAGCCGATCGCCACCGCCACCGGCTG
This window of the Rhizobium bangladeshense genome carries:
- a CDS encoding transglutaminase-like domain-containing protein — encoded protein: MAEQAYWQSTHRRFIMNAKTLSALCAGNDGAQRCKYEHYAGHSAFSAPGRHSALLDILPSDPAGVARTAQALLIYEHAAEPFYGYKVPEARRGESHIRPMEKMLDALLVLDDRPLSVARLPEKRLVGICRHYMLLSVAILRQHGIPARGRGGFATYFNPGKFEDHWVCEYWKAADGRWALLDSQLDEVFIRKLGIGFDIHDVPRAQFLTASEAWRRCRSGELDPNLFGVEFEKLRGLWFIAGNLIRDLATLSGREVLPWDVWGAQPALNATLSHSELDFFDEVALITADPDADFDALSRRFSEDNKLRLPQTVFNSLRRRQESALEG
- a CDS encoding GNAT family N-acetyltransferase, with the translated sequence MLIRPANNDDRSAIWGIIGPTIRAGETYALDRDLSEADALAYWMGADRETFVAEVDGIILGTYYIKANQAGGGRHVCNCGYMTDPAASGRGVARRMHEHSLEHARLRGFQAMQFNFVVSSNRRAVALWQSLGFEIVGRLPGVFLHPTEGYVDALVMFRTL